A region of Lycium barbarum isolate Lr01 chromosome 3, ASM1917538v2, whole genome shotgun sequence DNA encodes the following proteins:
- the LOC132630168 gene encoding phosphatidate phosphatase PAH1-like isoform X1, producing MNVVGKVSSFITQGVYSVATPFHPFGGAVDIIVVKQHDGTFRSTPWYVRFGKFQGVLKGAEKVVRIEVNGNEADFHMYLDNSGEAYFIKEATAENENEENGGLKESDNLKSEGHTSNLGNGNHKESRKDDKNEEDEYNAADLPLRDERVTLGLDRLNRADSDADRRFYEFDEQSSLDDSVDLSEYGSSRYDNLESMEHVLESQDSSSEVVLVSVDGHILTAPISKSERNTEDVELDTPQFHLGPGQGTEFNSGDGTWADDYFSDLNASEVSSADTCNVKNESTTIEHQLEVSEVYGKHLDRTPENDLKSREADICMSSTVESTSCSIKKDDVFQSCLELSALAIQAEDEVNKSDTVSQLERVVEDVKEKSHENGTHDSDLSCSSLSRDLQLEGVNLQKGDLELEHNASDSARDDLFANDEHSKEQTDVTVEVDQVQSGQQGSDESTECDTLEHQTAALLKVISAGVEISLCRNLLHTGMGSVAAREAFEANRISEEEFRNSAKSIINNPNLAVRIQGNYLQWDKAAPIVLGMAAYNMELPVDSTDVIPVEEQDKNVKTGEDDSGLPSTPSGRRWRLWPMPFRRVKTIEHTSSNMSNEEVFVDSESISLNQPPTEQTATPQGGKESPRKKLVRTNVPTTGQIESLKLKEGQNLVTFIFSTRVLGEQKVEAHIYLWKWNTRIVISDVDGTITKSDVLGQFMPLVGKDWTHSGIARLFCAIKENGYQLLFLSARAIVQAYLTKSFLFNLKQDGKSLPPGPVVISPDGLFPSLYREVIRRAPHEFKIACLEDIKALFPPDYNPFYAGFGNRDTDELSYRKIGIPKGKIFIINPKGEVAINHQIDVKSYTSLHTLVNDMFPPTSMVEQEDFNLWNYWKMPLADIDNL from the exons ATGAATGTTGTAGGTAAAGTTAGTAGCTTTATAACACAGGGTGTATACTCAGTTGCCACCCCATTTCACCCTTTTGGTGGAGCAGTTGATATAATTGTTGTAAAGCAGCATGATGGGACTTTTAGGAGTACTCCTTGGTATGTTCGATTTGGTAAGTTTCAAGGTGTTCTTAAGGGGGCAGAAAAGGTAGTTAGAATAGAAGTTAATGGCAACGAAGCCGATTTTCACATGTATCTTGATAATTCCGGCGAAGCATATTTTATCAAAGAGGCTACTGCTGAGAACGAGAATGAGGAAAATGGCGGCTTGAAGGAGTCCGATAATCTGAAAAGTGAAGGGCATACCAGTAATCTTGGTAACGGTAACCATAAAGAAAGTAGAAAAGATGATAAAAATGAGGAGGATGAGTATAACGCTGCTGATTTGCCGTTACGGGATGAACGTGTGACATTAGGTCTGGATCGTTTAAACAGGGCAGATTCGGATGCTGACCGAAGATTCTATGAGTTTGATGAGCAATCTTCTCTGGATGATTCGGTTGATTTATCTGAATACGGTTCCAGTAGATATGATAATTTGGAAAGTATGGAACATGTTTTAGAATCACAAGACTCCAGTTCTGAAGTTGTTCTAGTGAGCGTGGATGGCCATATACTGACAGCACCTATCTCAAAATCCGAAAGGAATACAGAAGATGTCGAATTAGACACACCTCAGTTTCATCTGGGCCCCGGTCAGGGGACTGAATTTAATTCAGGTGATGGTACATGGGCTGACGATTATTTCAGCGATCTGAACGCATCCGAAGTTTCATCAGCAGACACTTGTAACGTGAAAAATGAGAGCACGACAATTGAGCACCAGTTAGAAGTTTCTGAAGTATATGGGAAGCATCTTGATCGAACTCCAGAAAATGACCTGAAGAGCCGGGAAGCAGATATTTGCATGAGTAGCACCGTGGAGAGCACATCATGCAGCATTAAGAAGGATGATGTTTTCCAGAGCTGTCTAGAGCTATCAGCATTAGCCATCCAGGCTGAAGATGAGGTTAATAAGTCAGATACGGTTTCTCAGCTGGAGAGAGTTGTTGAAGATGTAAAGGAGAAGTCTCATGAAAATGGCACTCATGATTCTGATCTTTCATGCAGTTCTCTGTCACGAGATTTACAGCTTGAAGGTGTAAACCTTCAGAAAGGTGACTTGGAGTTGGAGCATAATGCTTCAGACAGTGCAAGAGATGATCTTTTTGCGAATGATGAACACTCAAAGGAACAGACTGATGTAACAGTAGAAGTAGATCAGGTACAAAGTGGCCAGCAAGGATCAGACGAAAGCACTGAATGTGATACTTTGGAGCATCAGACTGCTGCTTTGCTTAAAG TGATATCTGCAGGAGTAGAGATATCTCTTTGTAGGAACTTGCTTCATACTGGAATGGGTTCCGTTGCTGCTAGAGAAGCCTTCGAGGCAAATCGCATTTCCGAGGAGGAATTCAGAAACTCTGCGAAATCCATAATTAATAATCCAAATTTAGCCGTCCGAATTCAAGGAAACTATTTACAGTGGGACAAAGCTGCTCCTATCGTTCTCGGGATGGCTGCATATAATATGGAATTACCAGTTGACTCTACTGATGTCATACCCGTGGAGGAGCAGGACAAGAACGTAAAAACAGGAGAGGATGATAGTGGGTTGCCTTCAACTCCTTCCGGTCGACGATGGAGGCTTTGGCCAATGCCATTTAGAAGAGTTAAGACGATCGAGCACACTAGCAGTAATATGTCAAACGAAGAGGTGTTTGTTGATTCTGAGTCAATCTCACTGAACCAGCCGCCTACGGAACAAACAGCAACACCACAAGGAGGAAAGGAATCTCCTCGCAAGAAACTTGTGAGAACGAATGTCCCTACTACTGGTCAAATCGAATCTTTAAAACTGAAGGAGGGGCAGAATTTGGTGACTTTCATTTTCTCCACTCGAGTCCTAGGGGAGCAAAAG GTCGAAGCCCATATATATTTGTGGAAGTGGAATACTCGGATTGTAATTTCTGATGTTGATGGGACTATTACCAA GTCTGATGTTCTTGGTCAGTTCATGCCGTTGGTCGGAAAGGACTGGACCCACTCTGGAATCGCTAGACTTTTCTGTGCAATCAAG GAAAATGGGTACCAGCTACTCTTTCTCAGTGCACGAGCAATTGTTCAAGCTTATCTGACCAAAAGTTTTCTGTTCAATCTCAAGCAG GATGGGAAATCTTTACCACCTGGACCTGTTGTTATTTCACCTGATGGTTTATTTCCCTCATTATACAGAGAAG TTATAAGAAGAGCTCCTCATGAATTCAAGATTGCCTGCTTAGAG gACATCAAAGCACTTTTCCCACCGGATTACAACCCTTTTTATGCGGGCTTCGGGAATAGGGACACCGACGAGCTCAGTTACAGGAAAATTGGAATTCCAAAAGGCAAAATTTTTATTATAAATCCAAAG GGGGAGGTAGCG
- the LOC132630168 gene encoding phosphatidate phosphatase PAH1-like isoform X2, translated as MNVVGKVSSFITQGVYSVATPFHPFGGAVDIIVVKQHDGTFRSTPWYVRFGKFQGVLKGAEKVVRIEVNGNEADFHMYLDNSGEAYFIKEATAENENEENGGLKESDNLKSEGHTSNLGNGNHKESRKDDKNEEDEYNAADLPLRDERVTLGLDRLNRADSDADRRFYEFDEQSSLDDSVDLSEYGSSRYDNLESMEHVLESQDSSSEVVLVSVDGHILTAPISKSERNTEDVELDTPQFHLGPGQGTEFNSGDGTWADDYFSDLNASEVSSADTCNVKNESTTIEHQLEVSEVYGKHLDRTPENDLKSREADICMSSTVESTSCSIKKDDVFQSCLELSALAIQAEDEVNKSDTVSQLERVVEDVKEKSHENGTHDSDLSCSSLSRDLQLEGVNLQKGDLELEHNASDSARDDLFANDEHSKEQTDVTVEVDQVQSGQQGSDESTECDTLEHQTAALLKGVEISLCRNLLHTGMGSVAAREAFEANRISEEEFRNSAKSIINNPNLAVRIQGNYLQWDKAAPIVLGMAAYNMELPVDSTDVIPVEEQDKNVKTGEDDSGLPSTPSGRRWRLWPMPFRRVKTIEHTSSNMSNEEVFVDSESISLNQPPTEQTATPQGGKESPRKKLVRTNVPTTGQIESLKLKEGQNLVTFIFSTRVLGEQKVEAHIYLWKWNTRIVISDVDGTITKSDVLGQFMPLVGKDWTHSGIARLFCAIKENGYQLLFLSARAIVQAYLTKSFLFNLKQDGKSLPPGPVVISPDGLFPSLYREVIRRAPHEFKIACLEDIKALFPPDYNPFYAGFGNRDTDELSYRKIGIPKGKIFIINPKGEVAINHQIDVKSYTSLHTLVNDMFPPTSMVEQEDFNLWNYWKMPLADIDNL; from the exons ATGAATGTTGTAGGTAAAGTTAGTAGCTTTATAACACAGGGTGTATACTCAGTTGCCACCCCATTTCACCCTTTTGGTGGAGCAGTTGATATAATTGTTGTAAAGCAGCATGATGGGACTTTTAGGAGTACTCCTTGGTATGTTCGATTTGGTAAGTTTCAAGGTGTTCTTAAGGGGGCAGAAAAGGTAGTTAGAATAGAAGTTAATGGCAACGAAGCCGATTTTCACATGTATCTTGATAATTCCGGCGAAGCATATTTTATCAAAGAGGCTACTGCTGAGAACGAGAATGAGGAAAATGGCGGCTTGAAGGAGTCCGATAATCTGAAAAGTGAAGGGCATACCAGTAATCTTGGTAACGGTAACCATAAAGAAAGTAGAAAAGATGATAAAAATGAGGAGGATGAGTATAACGCTGCTGATTTGCCGTTACGGGATGAACGTGTGACATTAGGTCTGGATCGTTTAAACAGGGCAGATTCGGATGCTGACCGAAGATTCTATGAGTTTGATGAGCAATCTTCTCTGGATGATTCGGTTGATTTATCTGAATACGGTTCCAGTAGATATGATAATTTGGAAAGTATGGAACATGTTTTAGAATCACAAGACTCCAGTTCTGAAGTTGTTCTAGTGAGCGTGGATGGCCATATACTGACAGCACCTATCTCAAAATCCGAAAGGAATACAGAAGATGTCGAATTAGACACACCTCAGTTTCATCTGGGCCCCGGTCAGGGGACTGAATTTAATTCAGGTGATGGTACATGGGCTGACGATTATTTCAGCGATCTGAACGCATCCGAAGTTTCATCAGCAGACACTTGTAACGTGAAAAATGAGAGCACGACAATTGAGCACCAGTTAGAAGTTTCTGAAGTATATGGGAAGCATCTTGATCGAACTCCAGAAAATGACCTGAAGAGCCGGGAAGCAGATATTTGCATGAGTAGCACCGTGGAGAGCACATCATGCAGCATTAAGAAGGATGATGTTTTCCAGAGCTGTCTAGAGCTATCAGCATTAGCCATCCAGGCTGAAGATGAGGTTAATAAGTCAGATACGGTTTCTCAGCTGGAGAGAGTTGTTGAAGATGTAAAGGAGAAGTCTCATGAAAATGGCACTCATGATTCTGATCTTTCATGCAGTTCTCTGTCACGAGATTTACAGCTTGAAGGTGTAAACCTTCAGAAAGGTGACTTGGAGTTGGAGCATAATGCTTCAGACAGTGCAAGAGATGATCTTTTTGCGAATGATGAACACTCAAAGGAACAGACTGATGTAACAGTAGAAGTAGATCAGGTACAAAGTGGCCAGCAAGGATCAGACGAAAGCACTGAATGTGATACTTTGGAGCATCAGACTGCTGCTTTGCTTAAAG GAGTAGAGATATCTCTTTGTAGGAACTTGCTTCATACTGGAATGGGTTCCGTTGCTGCTAGAGAAGCCTTCGAGGCAAATCGCATTTCCGAGGAGGAATTCAGAAACTCTGCGAAATCCATAATTAATAATCCAAATTTAGCCGTCCGAATTCAAGGAAACTATTTACAGTGGGACAAAGCTGCTCCTATCGTTCTCGGGATGGCTGCATATAATATGGAATTACCAGTTGACTCTACTGATGTCATACCCGTGGAGGAGCAGGACAAGAACGTAAAAACAGGAGAGGATGATAGTGGGTTGCCTTCAACTCCTTCCGGTCGACGATGGAGGCTTTGGCCAATGCCATTTAGAAGAGTTAAGACGATCGAGCACACTAGCAGTAATATGTCAAACGAAGAGGTGTTTGTTGATTCTGAGTCAATCTCACTGAACCAGCCGCCTACGGAACAAACAGCAACACCACAAGGAGGAAAGGAATCTCCTCGCAAGAAACTTGTGAGAACGAATGTCCCTACTACTGGTCAAATCGAATCTTTAAAACTGAAGGAGGGGCAGAATTTGGTGACTTTCATTTTCTCCACTCGAGTCCTAGGGGAGCAAAAG GTCGAAGCCCATATATATTTGTGGAAGTGGAATACTCGGATTGTAATTTCTGATGTTGATGGGACTATTACCAA GTCTGATGTTCTTGGTCAGTTCATGCCGTTGGTCGGAAAGGACTGGACCCACTCTGGAATCGCTAGACTTTTCTGTGCAATCAAG GAAAATGGGTACCAGCTACTCTTTCTCAGTGCACGAGCAATTGTTCAAGCTTATCTGACCAAAAGTTTTCTGTTCAATCTCAAGCAG GATGGGAAATCTTTACCACCTGGACCTGTTGTTATTTCACCTGATGGTTTATTTCCCTCATTATACAGAGAAG TTATAAGAAGAGCTCCTCATGAATTCAAGATTGCCTGCTTAGAG gACATCAAAGCACTTTTCCCACCGGATTACAACCCTTTTTATGCGGGCTTCGGGAATAGGGACACCGACGAGCTCAGTTACAGGAAAATTGGAATTCCAAAAGGCAAAATTTTTATTATAAATCCAAAG GGGGAGGTAGCG